The following proteins come from a genomic window of Chlamydiales bacterium:
- a CDS encoding PfkB family carbohydrate kinase, which translates to MVNFEAKRILVAGDFMLDLYTVGDVERISPEAPVPILRVMNESSHPGGAGNTILNLISMGMEVVALGRVGNDEEGHHVIQSFVAEGVDVRGLVRDPQFRTPLKNRILAEGQQIVRVDYESLTPLDPLFEERICKMLPALLQEIDLVAISDYAKGFLTVPLLRELITLAESYKIPVIVDPKGEDFRRYRGVTLIKPNLSEAIAAAGLGRKANLDDIAAKILHIVHPKTLMITRSKEGISVFERGIRQDFPTYVHDIKDITGAGDTVMAMIAVALANDMPPGEAAELANVAASIAIEQVGSVRVSLAELSARLEAVYQPRS; encoded by the coding sequence TTGGTAAATTTTGAGGCAAAACGGATTTTGGTTGCAGGAGATTTTATGTTAGATCTCTACACAGTTGGTGATGTAGAGAGGATTTCTCCTGAAGCCCCAGTTCCAATCTTGCGTGTGATGAACGAAAGTTCTCATCCAGGAGGGGCAGGTAATACGATTCTTAATCTCATTTCCATGGGAATGGAAGTTGTTGCACTGGGTCGAGTAGGGAATGATGAGGAGGGTCACCATGTGATCCAATCTTTTGTAGCAGAGGGAGTAGATGTGAGAGGCTTGGTCCGTGATCCTCAGTTTCGTACCCCTTTAAAAAATCGTATCCTTGCTGAAGGACAACAAATCGTACGAGTGGACTATGAGTCTTTGACTCCTCTTGATCCTCTGTTTGAAGAGAGAATCTGCAAAATGCTTCCTGCTCTTTTACAAGAGATCGATTTAGTGGCAATTTCAGATTATGCGAAAGGCTTTTTAACCGTGCCTCTTTTGCGTGAGTTAATCACTTTAGCAGAATCATATAAGATCCCCGTTATTGTTGATCCTAAGGGAGAAGATTTTAGGCGATATAGAGGTGTGACATTGATTAAACCGAATCTTTCAGAAGCAATTGCAGCTGCGGGTCTTGGCAGAAAAGCCAATTTAGATGACATCGCTGCAAAAATTCTTCATATTGTTCATCCAAAAACATTAATGATTACTCGTTCTAAGGAGGGAATTTCTGTTTTTGAACGAGGAATTCGTCAAGATTTTCCAACATATGTTCATGATATCAAGGATATCACAGGAGCAGGTGATACAGTGATGGCCATGATTGCAGTTGCGCTTGCAAATGATATGCCTCCTGGAGAGGCAGCTGAACTTGCCAATGTGGCAGCAAGTATTGCCATTGAACAGGTGGGATCCGTGCGTGTCTCCTTAGCTGAACTTTCTGCCCGTTTAGAAGCAGTTTATCAACCACGCAGTTAA